The following are encoded in a window of Mumia flava genomic DNA:
- a CDS encoding SelT/SelW/SelH family protein: protein MSHGPRVTITYCTQCRWLLRAAWMAQELLSTFEEEIAEVALVPTHGGVFRIDVDGTAVWNRKRDGGFPDAAELKQRVRDVIAPDRDLGHADRTTTDRTTTDDAPAGSEPGR from the coding sequence ATGAGTCACGGGCCGCGCGTCACCATCACGTACTGCACGCAGTGCCGGTGGCTGCTGCGCGCGGCCTGGATGGCGCAGGAGCTGCTCAGCACGTTCGAGGAGGAGATCGCCGAGGTGGCGCTCGTGCCGACGCACGGCGGGGTCTTCCGGATCGACGTCGACGGGACGGCGGTGTGGAACCGCAAGCGTGACGGCGGCTTCCCCGACGCCGCCGAGCTGAAGCAGCGCGTCCGGGACGTGATCGCCCCGGACCGCGACCTCGGCCACGCCGACCGGACCACGACCGACCGGACCACGACCGACGACGCACCTGCGGGAAGCGAGCCGGGCCGATGA
- the lexA gene encoding transcriptional repressor LexA gives MTKAEVSELPDGPPDASGLTPRQRRVLEIIRESIEQRGYPPSMREIGAAVGLASVSSVAHQLKVLERNGFVKRDPNRPRALEVFLPDVLAARKSIGDALDFGFDETDAGDEKPAPTYVPMVGRIAAGGPILAEERVEEVMPLPRTLVGDGTLFMLEVRGDSMVDAAICDGDYVVVRQQPTAENGEIVAAMLDGEATVKTLQRKAGQVWLIPHNEAYDPIDGTDATILGKVTTVLRRV, from the coding sequence ATGACCAAAGCCGAGGTTTCGGAGCTTCCGGACGGGCCCCCGGACGCGAGCGGGCTCACCCCACGTCAACGACGCGTGCTGGAGATCATCCGTGAGTCGATCGAGCAGCGGGGCTACCCGCCGAGCATGCGCGAGATCGGCGCCGCCGTGGGTCTCGCCAGCGTCTCCTCGGTGGCGCACCAGCTGAAGGTGCTGGAGCGCAACGGGTTCGTGAAGCGCGACCCCAATCGTCCTCGCGCCCTCGAGGTCTTCCTTCCCGACGTCCTCGCGGCGCGCAAGTCGATCGGCGACGCCCTGGACTTCGGGTTCGACGAGACCGACGCCGGCGACGAGAAGCCCGCCCCGACGTACGTCCCGATGGTCGGGCGGATCGCTGCGGGCGGTCCGATCCTCGCGGAGGAGCGGGTCGAGGAGGTCATGCCGCTCCCCCGGACGCTCGTCGGCGACGGCACGCTGTTCATGCTCGAGGTGCGCGGCGACTCGATGGTCGACGCGGCGATCTGCGACGGCGACTACGTCGTGGTCCGCCAGCAACCCACGGCCGAGAACGGCGAGATCGTCGCCGCGATGCTCGACGGCGAGGCGACCGTCAAGACGCTCCAGCGCAAGGCCGGCCAGGTGTGGCTGATCCCCCACAACGAGGCGTACGACCCGATCGACGGCACCGACGCCACCATCCTCGGCAAGGTCACCACGGTCCTGCGGCGCGTCTGA
- a CDS encoding SRPBCC domain-containing protein, whose translation MSDLTVTAAPGTSTIEITRTFAGTPAQLFHAHVDDEWQKKWLGPEKYETEIGVNEVRDGGRWRWTQRDTDGNVYGFRGVYHGEPSVENGITRTFEFDGVPGHVSLETIRFVDLGDDRTRIEVVSAFASVEDRDGMAQSGMEAGMEEGYVRLDALLADS comes from the coding sequence ATGTCCGACCTGACCGTCACCGCAGCACCCGGCACGTCCACGATCGAGATCACCCGGACGTTCGCCGGCACACCCGCGCAGCTCTTCCACGCCCACGTCGACGACGAGTGGCAGAAGAAGTGGCTCGGGCCCGAGAAGTACGAGACCGAGATCGGCGTCAACGAGGTCCGCGACGGCGGCCGCTGGCGCTGGACGCAGCGCGACACCGACGGCAACGTGTACGGCTTCCGCGGCGTCTACCACGGCGAGCCGTCGGTGGAGAACGGCATCACCCGCACCTTCGAGTTCGACGGCGTGCCCGGGCACGTGTCGCTCGAGACGATCCGGTTCGTCGACCTCGGCGACGACCGGACCCGCATCGAGGTCGTCAGCGCGTTCGCCAGCGTCGAGGACCGCGACGGGATGGCCCAGTCCGGGATGGAGGCCGGGATGGAGGAAGGGTACGTCCGTCTGGACGCCCTGCTAGCAGACAGCTGA
- a CDS encoding ABC transporter permease, with protein MTSPGSVHPAAPPVRAGAEGDDDAPRESAVRRFLAGGSWAELAAPVGFVALVIVFQLLNSTFLTEGNVRAMLSAAAILVVLSVGQTFVIATGGIDLAIASTMTFGAVMFGVVFAGGAPLWVCILTSLASGFAFGLVQGFIIGVGRITDFIVTLGGLSVASGLALVISDGKPVTVIDQFLLRLSTQGVGVVGWSVVVALVVALLAHGLLFHTRFGTHVLAAGGSAEAASATGIIVSRIKIAVYSLSGTLAGLAAILLIARVGAAEPAANTQFLLNAVAAVVLGGVSLMGGRATIIGPVFGALLLTALTNGLTLLGVSQYYQPVAVGSVVVLAALISRFQK; from the coding sequence ATGACGTCTCCAGGATCCGTGCACCCGGCAGCACCGCCCGTAAGGGCTGGTGCGGAGGGTGACGACGACGCCCCGCGCGAGTCGGCGGTCCGCCGGTTCCTCGCCGGCGGGAGCTGGGCCGAGCTGGCCGCACCCGTCGGGTTCGTGGCGCTGGTGATCGTGTTCCAGCTGCTGAACTCGACCTTCCTCACCGAGGGCAACGTCCGCGCGATGCTGTCGGCCGCGGCGATCCTCGTCGTGCTGTCGGTCGGGCAGACGTTCGTGATCGCCACCGGCGGGATCGACCTGGCGATCGCCTCGACGATGACCTTCGGGGCGGTGATGTTCGGCGTCGTGTTCGCCGGCGGTGCCCCGCTGTGGGTCTGCATCCTGACCTCGCTGGCCAGCGGGTTCGCCTTCGGGCTCGTGCAGGGCTTCATCATCGGCGTCGGGCGGATCACCGACTTCATCGTCACCCTGGGTGGGCTCTCGGTCGCCTCGGGCCTGGCGCTGGTGATCTCCGACGGCAAGCCGGTGACGGTGATCGACCAGTTCCTGCTGCGGCTGTCGACGCAGGGCGTCGGCGTCGTGGGCTGGTCGGTCGTCGTCGCCCTCGTCGTGGCGCTGCTGGCGCACGGGCTGCTGTTCCACACCCGGTTCGGTACGCACGTGCTGGCCGCCGGCGGCTCGGCCGAGGCGGCCTCGGCGACCGGCATCATCGTCAGCCGGATCAAGATCGCGGTCTACTCGCTGTCCGGCACGCTCGCCGGTCTCGCCGCGATCCTGCTGATCGCCCGGGTCGGCGCCGCGGAGCCCGCCGCGAACACGCAGTTCCTGCTCAACGCCGTCGCCGCGGTCGTGCTGGGTGGCGTCAGCCTGATGGGCGGGCGGGCCACGATCATCGGCCCGGTCTTCGGCGCCCTGCTGCTGACCGCGCTCACCAACGGCCTGACGCTGCTCGGCGTCTCGCAGTACTACCAGCCCGTCGCCGTCGGTTCGGTCGTCGTCCTGGCGGCCCTGATCTCGAGGTTCCAGAAATGA
- a CDS encoding ArsR/SmtB family transcription factor — MTDDELDAVFGALADPTRRAILARLARGDASVNDLTELFPMSQPAISKHLKVLERAGLVSRTQKGTMRISHLEADPLREATDWLADYRAYWEASYARLDALLADLDDT; from the coding sequence GTGACGGACGACGAGCTGGATGCTGTGTTCGGGGCGCTCGCCGACCCGACGCGCCGGGCGATCCTGGCGCGGCTCGCACGCGGCGATGCGTCGGTGAACGACCTCACCGAGCTCTTCCCGATGTCGCAGCCGGCGATCTCCAAGCACCTCAAGGTGCTCGAGCGGGCGGGACTCGTCTCCCGCACGCAGAAGGGCACGATGCGGATCAGCCATCTGGAGGCCGACCCGCTGCGCGAGGCGACCGACTGGCTCGCCGACTACCGCGCGTACTGGGAGGCCAGCTACGCCCGGCTCGACGCGCTCCTCGCCGACCTCGACGACACCTGA
- a CDS encoding serine hydrolase — protein sequence MTAETSVPQIALPALSDGVAWSVEIRDVASGATLAWHAAERVLPTASVGKMFLLAATAVAIESGTLDPHEPLTRARDDDVADSGIWQHLSTPTLPVTDVCTLIGSVSDNLATNVLLPRIGLDASHVAADLLDARDSRLLDKVRDHRGSEDPQTLSVGSARDLAGAAVAIEVGTSLGASASRRVRSWLGTSVDLSMVASAFGLDPLAHSAPDAEIRLWNKTGTDAGILADVGVVSTAGDALAYAVVAGWDHQTQPDLRDDVLADMHAVGVRIRERLAA from the coding sequence ATGACCGCCGAGACGTCCGTTCCGCAGATCGCCCTGCCCGCCCTCTCCGACGGTGTCGCGTGGTCGGTGGAGATCCGGGACGTGGCGAGCGGCGCCACGCTCGCCTGGCACGCCGCCGAGCGCGTCCTGCCGACGGCGAGCGTCGGCAAGATGTTCCTGCTGGCGGCGACGGCGGTCGCGATCGAGTCCGGCACCCTCGACCCGCACGAGCCTCTCACCCGCGCACGCGACGACGACGTCGCCGACTCGGGGATCTGGCAGCACCTCTCGACGCCGACCCTTCCGGTGACCGACGTGTGCACCCTCATCGGGTCGGTCAGCGACAACCTCGCGACGAACGTCCTCCTCCCCCGGATCGGCCTCGACGCCAGTCACGTCGCCGCCGACCTGCTCGACGCGCGCGACAGTCGCCTGCTCGACAAGGTCCGCGACCACCGGGGCTCGGAGGATCCGCAGACGCTCTCCGTGGGATCTGCGCGTGATCTCGCGGGAGCCGCGGTCGCGATCGAGGTCGGCACGTCGCTCGGGGCGTCGGCATCCCGCCGGGTCCGCAGCTGGCTCGGCACGAGCGTGGACCTCTCGATGGTCGCCAGCGCCTTCGGACTCGACCCGCTCGCCCACAGCGCGCCGGACGCGGAGATCCGGCTGTGGAACAAGACCGGCACAGACGCCGGGATCCTCGCCGACGTCGGCGTCGTCAGCACGGCCGGCGACGCCCTCGCGTACGCCGTGGTCGCAGGCTGGGACCACCAGACCCAGCCGGACCTGCGCGACGACGTGCTGGCCGACATGCACGCCGTCGGAGTCCGGATCCGGGAGCGCCTCGCGGCCTGA
- a CDS encoding sugar phosphate isomerase/epimerase family protein: MTNPLGIHALVWAGDTSPASVAYAVEQTREAGFDLLELSLHDSLNLDVDLAAAQLKAAGLSVACSRGLAFDADVSSDDPAVVARGEELLHESLRITQGLGGTLLTGALYSALGKYGAPLSERGRANVVTVLQGLADEASQRAMTLGLEICNRYETNVVNTCADALRLADDIGRDNVVIHLDTYHMNIEEPDLVRPVRLAGERLGYVHVGENHRGYLGSGHLDLAGFFHALADIGYEGPVTFESFSSAVVARGLSNDLAVWRDLWDDGRDLAEHARTTMALGLEAARR; encoded by the coding sequence ATGACCAACCCGCTCGGGATCCACGCCCTGGTCTGGGCCGGCGACACGTCGCCCGCCTCGGTGGCGTACGCCGTGGAGCAGACCCGCGAGGCCGGGTTCGACCTGTTGGAGCTGTCGCTGCACGACTCGCTCAACCTCGACGTCGACCTCGCGGCGGCGCAGCTGAAGGCGGCCGGGCTGTCGGTGGCCTGCTCGCGCGGGCTCGCGTTCGACGCCGACGTCTCCAGCGACGACCCTGCGGTCGTCGCGCGCGGCGAGGAGCTGCTGCACGAGTCGCTGCGGATCACCCAGGGGCTCGGCGGCACGCTGCTGACCGGAGCGCTCTACTCCGCGCTCGGGAAGTACGGGGCGCCGCTGAGCGAGCGCGGCCGCGCGAACGTCGTGACCGTGCTCCAGGGCCTCGCCGACGAGGCGTCGCAGCGGGCGATGACGCTCGGTCTGGAGATCTGCAACCGGTACGAGACGAACGTCGTCAACACGTGCGCGGACGCGCTGCGGCTCGCCGACGACATCGGGCGCGACAACGTCGTGATCCACCTCGACACCTACCACATGAACATCGAGGAGCCCGACCTCGTACGCCCCGTGCGGCTCGCGGGGGAGCGCCTGGGGTACGTGCACGTCGGGGAGAACCACCGCGGCTACCTCGGCTCCGGGCACCTGGACCTGGCGGGGTTCTTCCACGCACTGGCCGACATCGGGTACGAAGGTCCGGTGACGTTCGAGTCGTTCTCCTCGGCAGTGGTCGCCCGCGGGCTGTCCAACGACCTCGCGGTCTGGCGCGACCTGTGGGACGACGGGCGCGACCTCGCCGAGCACGCACGTACGACCATGGCGCTGGGTCTGGAGGCGGCGCGGCGATGA
- a CDS encoding ROK family transcriptional regulator, with translation MPGLDLSDGAGELVRLVRIHPPMTRAEVGAVTGWARATVNGRIDELLEHGLLTTAGPIEGARGRPATRFRLQAGRGTLLVADVGASAARVAVCDLDGHAIRTDRVPIDISAGPDAVLATVTGALDALRSDDDPPLWGLGISLPGPIEHASGRVVSPPIMTGWDGLVVPDLLEPRYGVPVLVENDADAMAWGEHVIRTPRVDDLLHLKVGTGVGAGLVVNGRIVRGANGAAGDLGHTRVAPVPGRAEAPLCRCGKLGCVEAYAGGWAIARDLAADGEQVDTLGDVLALIARGNPNAIRRVRDAGRILGAALAHAVSLLNPSDIVVGGQLAVAGEHLLSGIRERIAADSLPLATSELRIRIGEAPDTAGLIGLADALAGWVFSRERLADVLAR, from the coding sequence GTGCCAGGACTCGATCTCAGCGACGGAGCCGGCGAGCTCGTACGCCTCGTCCGGATCCACCCGCCGATGACCCGCGCCGAGGTCGGCGCCGTGACCGGGTGGGCCCGCGCGACCGTCAACGGCCGGATCGACGAGCTGCTCGAGCACGGCCTGCTCACGACCGCCGGGCCGATCGAGGGTGCGCGGGGCCGGCCCGCGACGCGGTTCCGGCTGCAGGCCGGGCGCGGCACGCTGCTCGTCGCCGACGTCGGCGCGTCCGCCGCGCGGGTCGCGGTCTGCGACCTCGACGGGCACGCGATCCGGACCGACCGGGTCCCGATCGACATCTCCGCCGGACCGGACGCCGTCCTGGCGACGGTCACGGGCGCACTCGACGCGCTGCGCTCCGACGACGACCCGCCGTTGTGGGGCCTCGGGATCAGCCTGCCCGGGCCGATCGAGCACGCGAGCGGACGCGTCGTGTCGCCGCCGATCATGACCGGCTGGGACGGCCTCGTGGTCCCCGACCTGCTCGAGCCGCGCTACGGCGTGCCGGTGCTCGTCGAGAACGACGCCGATGCGATGGCCTGGGGCGAGCACGTGATCCGTACGCCCCGGGTCGACGACCTGCTCCACCTCAAGGTCGGTACGGGCGTGGGCGCCGGGCTCGTCGTGAACGGGCGGATCGTGCGTGGCGCGAACGGCGCCGCCGGCGACCTCGGACACACCCGCGTCGCTCCTGTGCCGGGACGCGCCGAGGCGCCGCTGTGCCGGTGCGGCAAGCTCGGCTGCGTCGAGGCGTACGCCGGGGGCTGGGCGATCGCACGCGACCTCGCCGCCGACGGCGAGCAGGTCGACACGCTCGGCGACGTCCTCGCCCTGATCGCCCGCGGCAACCCGAACGCCATCCGCCGCGTCCGCGACGCCGGCCGGATCCTCGGCGCCGCGCTCGCGCACGCGGTCAGCCTGCTCAACCCCTCCGACATCGTCGTCGGCGGCCAGCTCGCCGTCGCCGGAGAGCACCTGCTCAGCGGGATCCGCGAGCGGATCGCCGCCGACTCGCTCCCCCTCGCCACCTCCGAGCTGCGGATCCGGATCGGCGAGGCGCCGGACACCGCCGGGCTGATCGGCCTCGCGGACGCGCTCGCGGGGTGGGTGTTCAGCCGCGAGCGGCTCGCGGACGTGCTCGCGCGCTGA
- a CDS encoding substrate-binding domain-containing protein — MSLRNTTKLRIAVVAVAALPLVAAGCGSDDDSASGSDSGSQSVAAVIKGLDNPFFQTMEDGIDAQADEAGVDVTVQAAQSITDTTGQAERLSALSQQDFGCYIVNPITGNNLVQGLAQVGAKDVPIVNIDQPIDADAAEAAGVDPATYVGTDNVQAGGLAGEHMAEVVGSGTVGIIGGLAGDVTSNDRVTGFTDAVEGTLDTLPVVAADWDRQKALTTATDLMTANPDIKGFFAANDDMGLGIARAVANAGKTGQVAVISVDGNEDAIKAVQAGDLEATVAQYPYAVGQLGVQACQAAMAGEDLPDTVTSPVALVTEDKAAGALEKFPEPFESFDNPLDALTD; from the coding sequence ATGAGCCTGAGGAACACCACCAAGCTGCGCATCGCGGTCGTCGCCGTCGCTGCGCTCCCGCTCGTCGCCGCCGGCTGCGGCAGCGACGACGACTCGGCGTCGGGCTCGGACTCGGGCTCGCAGTCGGTCGCCGCGGTGATCAAGGGACTGGACAACCCGTTCTTCCAGACGATGGAGGACGGGATCGACGCGCAGGCCGACGAGGCGGGCGTCGACGTGACCGTCCAGGCCGCGCAGTCGATCACCGACACCACCGGCCAGGCGGAGCGGCTCAGCGCGCTGTCGCAGCAGGACTTCGGCTGCTACATCGTCAATCCGATCACCGGCAACAACCTCGTCCAGGGCCTGGCCCAGGTCGGCGCCAAGGACGTCCCGATCGTCAACATCGACCAGCCGATCGATGCCGACGCGGCCGAGGCCGCCGGCGTCGACCCCGCGACCTACGTCGGGACGGACAACGTGCAGGCGGGCGGCCTGGCCGGCGAGCACATGGCCGAGGTCGTCGGCAGCGGCACCGTCGGGATCATCGGCGGACTCGCCGGCGACGTCACGAGCAACGACCGCGTCACCGGGTTCACCGACGCCGTGGAGGGGACGCTCGACACGCTCCCCGTCGTGGCGGCCGACTGGGACCGGCAGAAGGCTCTGACGACCGCGACGGACCTGATGACCGCCAACCCCGACATCAAGGGCTTCTTCGCGGCCAACGACGACATGGGCCTCGGGATCGCCCGCGCCGTCGCCAACGCCGGCAAGACCGGGCAGGTCGCCGTGATCAGCGTCGACGGCAACGAGGACGCGATCAAGGCCGTCCAGGCCGGCGACCTCGAGGCGACCGTCGCGCAGTACCCGTACGCCGTGGGTCAGCTCGGCGTCCAGGCGTGCCAGGCCGCGATGGCCGGCGAGGACCTCCCGGACACCGTGACCTCGCCGGTCGCGCTGGTGACCGAGGACAAGGCTGCGGGTGCGCTCGAGAAGTTCCCCGAGCCGTTCGAGTCGTTCGACAACCCGCTCGACGCGTTGACCGACTGA
- a CDS encoding LysM peptidoglycan-binding domain-containing protein: MFDRTRVRLSRAPRICLIETPRIRLHEAVRSVAEIGQDADTQTPEDTMSATVTTLDTPLMRHPAGRRRPASRGAERPAAAHATRAARPTAPVRPGTAPAHAPEAEVTRPARPTGTATPDRSTRPTRSTTRLTRRGRVVLFVVALVALCGLTIGFGAQVIATDEPGRPVPSRMVTVAPGDTLWDLARAANPDGDVRSTVHEIAELNALSSSGEISAGQRIAVPLY; encoded by the coding sequence ATGTTCGATCGAACGCGTGTTCGCCTCTCCAGGGCCCCGAGGATCTGCCTGATCGAGACCCCGCGGATCCGCCTCCACGAGGCCGTGAGGAGCGTCGCGGAGATCGGGCAGGACGCCGACACCCAGACACCGGAGGACACGATGAGCGCCACCGTGACGACCCTCGACACCCCGCTGATGCGCCACCCCGCCGGGCGTCGCCGGCCCGCGTCGCGCGGGGCCGAGCGTCCGGCCGCGGCTCATGCCACACGGGCGGCGCGGCCGACCGCGCCGGTGCGGCCGGGGACCGCACCCGCGCACGCGCCCGAGGCGGAGGTGACCCGGCCGGCGCGGCCGACCGGGACGGCGACGCCGGACCGCTCGACGCGGCCGACCAGGTCCACCACGCGTCTGACCCGGCGCGGCCGGGTCGTGCTGTTCGTGGTCGCGCTCGTCGCCCTGTGCGGGCTGACCATCGGGTTCGGCGCGCAGGTGATCGCGACCGACGAGCCGGGGCGGCCGGTGCCGAGCCGGATGGTGACGGTCGCGCCCGGCGACACGCTGTGGGATCTCGCCCGCGCTGCCAACCCGGACGGCGACGTACGCTCCACGGTGCACGAGATCGCCGAGCTCAACGCGCTGTCGAGCTCGGGTGAGATCAGCGCGGGTCAGCGGATCGCCGTCCCGCTGTACTGA
- a CDS encoding nucleoside/nucleotide kinase family protein, with protein MSGGPAVPPEPAAPGELTVRGELTMPGELMVPAELVERARSLAVRARADDRRAVLGIAGAPGSGKSTLAAGLVAALAAEPPEGSDATWVRQVPMDGFHLADVELDRLGLRGRKGAPETFDVAGYVALLERLHADGSAGAGHGSAVVYAPAFDRVIEQPVAGAIPIGAATRLVVTEGNYLLLDAPGWRDVRALLDEVWFCSGDEDVRRERLVARHVEFGKSPDAARAWVERSDEANARVVARTRGSADLVVAVG; from the coding sequence ATGAGCGGCGGGCCGGCGGTGCCTCCGGAGCCGGCGGCGCCGGGGGAGCTGACGGTGCGGGGGGAGCTGACGATGCCCGGAGAGTTGATGGTGCCGGCGGAGCTGGTGGAGCGGGCGCGGTCGCTGGCCGTAAGGGCACGGGCGGACGACCGGCGTGCGGTGCTCGGGATCGCGGGGGCGCCGGGCTCGGGGAAGTCGACCCTGGCCGCGGGGCTGGTCGCGGCGCTGGCCGCCGAACCACCGGAGGGCAGCGACGCGACCTGGGTGCGCCAGGTGCCGATGGACGGGTTCCATCTCGCCGACGTCGAGCTCGATCGGCTCGGGCTGCGCGGCCGCAAGGGGGCACCGGAGACCTTCGACGTCGCGGGGTACGTGGCGCTGCTCGAGCGGCTGCACGCGGACGGGTCGGCAGGTGCCGGGCACGGCAGCGCCGTCGTGTACGCGCCGGCGTTCGACCGCGTGATCGAGCAGCCGGTCGCGGGCGCGATCCCGATCGGAGCAGCGACGCGGCTCGTGGTGACCGAGGGCAACTACCTGCTCCTGGACGCACCGGGGTGGCGCGACGTCCGGGCGCTCCTCGACGAGGTGTGGTTCTGCTCCGGGGACGAGGACGTCCGCCGTGAGCGCCTGGTCGCGCGGCACGTGGAGTTCGGGAAGTCGCCGGACGCCGCCCGGGCCTGGGTCGAGCGCTCCGACGAGGCGAACGCGCGCGTGGTGGCGCGCACGCGGGGGAGCGCGGACCTGGTCGTGGCGGTCGGCTGA
- a CDS encoding ATP-binding cassette domain-containing protein — protein sequence MSTSTLTQPLLKVDGVSLSFGNVRALRDVDIALRPGEITAIVGDNGAGKSTLVRCICGVHKPDSGTMSLDGDELAPKNPEEARELGIETVHQNLALVEDLTVWQNLFLNREVVRGWGPVAILDRRTMRRRADEMVSSLAVNVPAVKSRVRRLSGGQRQAVAICRAASFDARLVIMDEPTAALGVQETARVEALIRKLREDGTAVLLISHNFDQVMRLSDQVWVMRAGRCVAGRRTSETTGEEIVALITGAQAA from the coding sequence ATGAGCACCAGCACCCTGACCCAGCCCCTGCTGAAGGTCGACGGCGTCTCGCTGTCGTTCGGCAACGTGCGTGCGCTGCGCGACGTCGACATCGCCCTGCGGCCCGGCGAGATCACCGCGATCGTCGGCGACAACGGCGCCGGCAAGTCCACGCTCGTGCGCTGCATCTGCGGCGTGCACAAGCCGGACTCCGGCACGATGTCGCTCGACGGCGACGAGCTCGCCCCGAAGAACCCGGAGGAGGCGCGCGAGCTCGGGATCGAGACCGTGCACCAGAACCTCGCGCTCGTCGAGGACCTGACGGTCTGGCAGAACCTCTTCCTCAACCGCGAGGTCGTCCGCGGGTGGGGCCCGGTCGCGATCCTCGACCGGCGCACGATGCGGCGTCGCGCCGACGAGATGGTCTCCTCCCTCGCGGTGAACGTGCCGGCGGTGAAGTCACGCGTACGGAGGCTGTCCGGCGGACAGCGTCAGGCCGTGGCGATCTGCCGGGCGGCGAGCTTCGACGCGCGCCTGGTGATCATGGACGAGCCGACGGCCGCGCTCGGCGTGCAGGAGACCGCGCGGGTCGAGGCGCTGATCCGCAAGCTCCGCGAGGACGGCACCGCGGTCCTGCTGATCAGCCACAACTTCGACCAGGTGATGCGCTTGTCGGACCAGGTCTGGGTGATGCGCGCCGGTCGCTGCGTCGCGGGACGCCGTACGTCCGAGACCACCGGCGAGGAGATCGTCGCCCTGATCACCGGCGCGCAGGCCGCCTGA
- a CDS encoding threonine aldolase family protein encodes MTTAFASDNYAPAHPAVLDAVAAANAGHAVAYGDDEWTARLREIVRHHFGAQALAFPVLNGTGANVISLASLLPRWGSVVVSDVAHVNVDENAAPERMSGTKLLTVETGDGRLGLDALERYAENAGDPHRAQPLAVSLTQSTELGTVYGVHELKELSAAAHRRGMVVHMDGSRIANAAVSLGVPLRALTTDAGIDVLSFGGTKNGIMLGEAVVVLAPEALATTSSGYGSDPDAVVEFVRKMSMQLASKMRYVSAQLVALLDPERDLWHENASRSNAAAARLRAGLDDVGAATAGAEGPRIRATQPTEANAVFALLPRDVADRVRERFRFYDWRPGPSDDLVEVRLMCSWDTTDDDVDAFLAELDAAARSESPLR; translated from the coding sequence GTGACCACCGCGTTCGCCTCGGACAACTATGCTCCCGCCCACCCGGCCGTCCTCGACGCCGTCGCGGCCGCCAACGCCGGCCACGCGGTCGCGTACGGGGACGACGAGTGGACCGCGCGGCTGCGGGAGATCGTCCGGCACCACTTCGGCGCCCAGGCGCTGGCGTTCCCGGTGCTGAACGGCACCGGCGCGAACGTCATCTCGCTGGCGTCTCTCCTCCCCCGCTGGGGTTCGGTCGTCGTCTCCGACGTCGCGCACGTGAACGTCGACGAGAACGCCGCGCCCGAGCGGATGAGCGGCACGAAGCTGCTCACCGTGGAGACAGGGGACGGTCGGCTCGGCCTGGACGCGCTCGAACGGTACGCGGAGAACGCCGGTGACCCGCACCGCGCGCAGCCGCTCGCGGTGTCGCTGACGCAGTCGACCGAGCTCGGCACGGTCTACGGTGTCCATGAGCTGAAAGAGCTCTCCGCAGCAGCGCACCGACGTGGGATGGTCGTCCACATGGACGGCTCCCGGATCGCCAACGCGGCGGTCTCGCTCGGGGTGCCGCTGCGCGCGCTGACGACCGACGCCGGGATCGACGTGCTGTCCTTCGGGGGCACGAAGAACGGCATCATGCTCGGTGAGGCCGTCGTCGTCCTCGCTCCGGAGGCGCTCGCGACGACGAGCAGCGGGTACGGGTCGGACCCCGACGCGGTCGTGGAGTTCGTCCGGAAGATGTCGATGCAGCTGGCGTCGAAGATGCGGTACGTATCCGCGCAGCTCGTCGCTCTGCTCGATCCGGAGCGGGACCTGTGGCACGAGAACGCCTCCCGCTCGAACGCCGCGGCAGCCCGCCTGCGGGCCGGTCTCGACGACGTCGGCGCCGCGACCGCCGGCGCGGAGGGGCCGCGGATCCGCGCGACGCAGCCGACGGAGGCCAACGCGGTCTTCGCGCTGCTGCCGCGCGACGTCGCCGACCGGGTACGGGAGCGGTTCCGGTTCTACGACTGGCGTCCTGGCCCGAGCGACGATCTCGTGGAGGTCCGGTTGATGTGCTCCTGGGACACGACGGACGACGACGTGGACGCGTTCCTCGCGGAGCTCGACGCCGCCGCCCGGTCCGAGAGTCCGCTGCGATGA